A section of the Streptomyces sp. V3I8 genome encodes:
- a CDS encoding pyridoxamine 5'-phosphate oxidase family protein: MTRTTSNWAALVAAEPELAEAVEGRFAAFTHHIVATLRKDGSPRTSGLEVRFLAGELWLGMMPDSRKALDLRRDPRFALQANPGADTGMGGGDVRIAGRAVEVHDGAQRARYVEEVEPPEPFHLFRTELTEVVRTHVEDDTYLVVEIWAPGVPVRTLRRT; this comes from the coding sequence ATGACTCGTACGACGTCGAACTGGGCGGCCCTCGTCGCCGCGGAACCGGAGCTCGCCGAGGCCGTCGAGGGACGGTTCGCGGCCTTCACGCACCACATCGTGGCGACCCTCCGCAAGGACGGCTCGCCCCGCACGTCCGGCCTGGAGGTCCGCTTCCTGGCGGGGGAGCTGTGGCTCGGCATGATGCCGGACTCCCGCAAGGCGCTGGACCTGCGGCGGGACCCGCGGTTCGCCCTGCAGGCGAATCCGGGTGCGGACACCGGGATGGGCGGCGGCGACGTGCGGATCGCCGGCCGGGCCGTCGAGGTCCACGACGGTGCGCAAAGGGCCCGGTACGTCGAAGAGGTGGAACCGCCGGAGCCGTTCCACCTCTTCCGCACCGAGCTGACGGAGGTCGTACGGACCCACGTCGAGGACGACACGTACCTGGTCGTCGAGATCTGGGCACCCGGAGTGCCGGTGCGCACCCTCAGGCGGACCTGA
- a CDS encoding ATP-binding protein, which yields MPEAAALTVEDPRPPRKLYRSSDGRWLGGVARGLAGHLGLPVIWVRLVFAGLFMADGLGALLYASFWFFVPLGVGGVDAERPPALATETAPDGRRRLVARKPDKGQIVALLAMVVVTMVFVGNVDLSGGAKAYLWPTVLVGAGVALVWRQADNARRARWMAVGRRKRTITLLRSAAGVLLVAAGVSGIFVLQGSAAHLGSVLQAALAVLVGIALLAGPYLVRMTQDLSEERLMRIRAQERAEVAAHVHDSVLHTLTLIQRNAENASEVRRLARAQERDLRNWLYKPEGTGKDEAEEPGTLAEAVKRSAAEVEDKHGVPIEVVVVGDCPLDDRVGAQMQAAREAMVNAAKYGGEGGAVQVFAEVEGRTVFVSVRDRGPGFDLDSIPTDRMGVRESIIGRMERNGGTARLRAVPDGGTEVELEMERAQT from the coding sequence ATGCCGGAAGCCGCAGCCCTGACCGTCGAGGACCCGCGGCCGCCGCGCAAGCTCTACCGCAGCAGCGACGGACGCTGGCTCGGGGGCGTGGCGCGGGGGCTCGCGGGGCACCTCGGCCTGCCCGTGATCTGGGTGCGGCTGGTCTTCGCGGGCCTGTTCATGGCGGACGGCCTCGGGGCCCTGCTGTACGCGTCGTTCTGGTTCTTCGTCCCGCTCGGCGTCGGGGGAGTGGACGCCGAGCGGCCCCCCGCCCTCGCCACCGAGACCGCGCCCGACGGCCGCCGCAGGCTCGTGGCGCGCAAGCCCGACAAGGGACAGATCGTCGCGCTGCTCGCGATGGTCGTCGTCACCATGGTCTTCGTGGGGAACGTCGACCTGAGCGGCGGCGCCAAGGCCTACCTCTGGCCCACCGTCCTGGTCGGCGCGGGCGTCGCCCTGGTCTGGCGCCAGGCGGACAACGCGCGCCGGGCCCGCTGGATGGCGGTCGGCCGCCGCAAGCGCACGATCACCCTGCTCCGTTCCGCCGCCGGGGTCCTGCTCGTCGCCGCGGGCGTCTCCGGGATATTCGTGCTGCAGGGCTCCGCCGCCCACCTCGGTTCGGTCCTGCAGGCCGCGCTCGCCGTCCTCGTCGGAATAGCGCTGCTGGCCGGTCCGTATCTCGTGCGGATGACCCAGGACCTCTCCGAGGAGCGCCTGATGCGCATCCGCGCGCAGGAGCGGGCCGAAGTCGCCGCCCACGTCCACGACTCGGTGCTGCACACGCTGACGCTGATACAGCGCAACGCGGAGAACGCGAGCGAGGTCCGGCGCCTCGCCCGCGCCCAGGAGCGCGACCTGCGCAACTGGCTCTACAAACCGGAGGGCACCGGCAAGGACGAGGCGGAGGAGCCCGGCACCCTCGCCGAGGCCGTCAAGCGCAGTGCGGCGGAGGTGGAGGACAAGCACGGGGTCCCCATCGAGGTCGTGGTCGTCGGCGACTGCCCGCTCGACGACCGGGTCGGCGCCCAGATGCAGGCCGCGAGGGAAGCCATGGTGAACGCGGCCAAGTACGGTGGCGAGGGCGGCGCGGTGCAGGTCTTCGCGGAGGTCGAGGGGAGGACCGTCTTCGTGTCGGTCCGGGACCGCGGTCCCGGATTCGACCTGGACTCGATACCCACCGACCGCATGGGCGTCAGAGAATCGATCATCGGCCGCATGGAGCGCAACGGCGGTACGGCCAGGCTGCGCGCGGTGCCGGACGGCGGCACGGAGGTCGAGCTGGAGATGGAGAGGGCACAGACATGA
- a CDS encoding class II aldolase/adducin family protein translates to MPGPTPPPPLPTDRLRFAMPPMHESLDDERRHRKERLAGALRLFGRLGFEDGVSGHITARDPEYSDCFWVNPFGMPFKHVTVGDLVMANGAGQVLEGRYHVNQAAFTVHAQVHAARPDVVAVAHCHSVHGRALSALGDLLDPITQESCAFYEDHALYDAYSGVAVDAEEGRRIASALGSYKALVLRNHGLLTVGDSVDAAAWWFLSMERSCQVQLTARAAGRPVLIDHKQAVATREQAGGDLVAWINYQPLWQDISRSEPDLLS, encoded by the coding sequence ATGCCCGGCCCCACGCCGCCCCCGCCGCTCCCCACCGACCGGCTGCGGTTCGCCATGCCTCCCATGCACGAGTCGCTCGACGACGAACGCCGGCACCGCAAGGAACGTCTCGCGGGCGCGCTGCGGCTCTTCGGGCGGCTCGGTTTCGAGGACGGAGTCTCTGGCCACATCACCGCGCGCGACCCGGAGTACAGCGACTGTTTCTGGGTCAACCCGTTCGGGATGCCCTTCAAGCATGTCACTGTCGGCGACCTGGTCATGGCCAACGGGGCGGGACAGGTGCTGGAGGGCCGCTACCACGTCAATCAGGCCGCGTTCACCGTGCACGCCCAGGTGCACGCCGCCCGGCCCGACGTCGTCGCGGTCGCCCACTGTCACTCGGTGCACGGACGCGCGCTGTCCGCGCTCGGCGACCTGCTCGACCCGATCACCCAGGAGAGCTGCGCGTTCTACGAGGACCACGCGCTGTACGACGCGTACTCGGGGGTGGCCGTGGACGCCGAGGAGGGGCGGCGGATCGCCTCCGCGCTCGGTTCGTACAAGGCGCTCGTGCTGCGCAACCACGGGCTGCTCACCGTCGGCGACTCGGTGGACGCGGCGGCCTGGTGGTTCCTGTCGATGGAACGGTCCTGCCAGGTGCAGCTGACCGCGCGGGCAGCGGGACGCCCGGTGCTCATCGACCACAAGCAGGCGGTCGCGACGCGGGAGCAGGCCGGCGGGGACCTGGTGGCGTGGATCAACTACCAGCCGTTGTGGCAGGACATCAGCCGCAGCGAACCGGACCTGCTGTCCTGA
- a CDS encoding DoxX family protein: protein MAHGMRMDTHSGYADDDGGGSDWRDTATRYALLPLRIFLGVTFIYAGLDKLTDSAFMSDSGAGSIGDMMRAVRDSSAVPALIDLSLKNPVGFGYAIAVGELAVGIGVLVGLLTRLAALGGALISLSLWLTMSWAADPYYYGNDLPYMIAWLPLVLAGAGVFSLDATLRARRRRRTTSAY from the coding sequence ATGGCTCACGGCATGCGGATGGACACGCACTCCGGATACGCGGACGACGACGGCGGCGGCAGTGACTGGCGGGACACCGCCACGCGGTACGCGCTGCTGCCGCTGCGGATCTTCCTCGGCGTCACCTTCATCTACGCGGGGCTCGACAAACTCACCGACAGCGCCTTCATGTCGGACTCCGGGGCGGGCTCGATCGGCGACATGATGCGCGCGGTCCGCGACTCGTCGGCCGTCCCCGCCCTGATCGACCTGTCCCTGAAGAACCCGGTCGGCTTCGGATACGCCATCGCCGTGGGCGAGTTGGCGGTGGGCATCGGGGTCCTGGTCGGCCTGCTGACCCGCCTCGCCGCGCTCGGCGGAGCGTTGATCTCCCTCAGCCTCTGGCTGACGATGAGCTGGGCCGCGGACCCGTACTACTACGGCAACGACCTCCCTTACATGATCGCCTGGCTGCCTCTCGTGCTGGCCGGAGCGGGCGTGTTCTCCCTCGACGCGACACTCCGCGCCCGCCGGAGGCGCCGGACGACAAGCGCCTACTAG
- the guaA gene encoding glutamine-hydrolyzing GMP synthase codes for MPEASPAATPDTVLVVDFGAQYAQLIARRVREARVFSEIVPSTMPVEEMLARKPAAIILSGGPSSVYAEGAPRLDGALFEAGVPVFGMCYGFQLMATALGGTVDNTGAREYGRTPLHVSKSGSTLFEGTPDEQSVWMSHGDACSAAPEGFTVTASSDVVPVAAFENDEKKLYGVQYHPEVMHSTHGQQVLEHFLYRGAGLSPDWTTGNVIEEQVALIREQVGDRRAICGLSGGVDSAVAAALVQKAIGSQLTCVYVDHGLMRKGETEQVEKDFVAATGVQLKVVDAEERFLTALKGVSDPEEKRKIIGREFIRVFEQAQAEIIADEGPEVAFLVQGTLYPDVVESGGGTGTANIKSHHNVGGLPEDLEFQLIEPLRQLFKDEVRMVGQELGLPEEIVQRQPFPGPGLGIRIVGEVTKERLDLLRDADAIAREELTAAGLDRDIWQCPVVLLADVRSVGVQGDGRTYGHPIVLRPVSSEDAMTADWSRLPYDVLAKISTRITNEVADVNRVVLDVTSKPPGTIEWE; via the coding sequence GTGCCAGAAGCGTCCCCCGCCGCCACCCCCGACACCGTCCTGGTCGTCGACTTCGGCGCGCAGTACGCCCAGCTCATCGCCCGCCGGGTCCGCGAGGCCCGGGTGTTCAGCGAGATCGTCCCGAGCACCATGCCGGTCGAGGAGATGCTCGCCAGGAAGCCGGCGGCGATCATCCTCTCCGGCGGCCCCTCGTCGGTGTACGCGGAGGGCGCCCCCCGCCTGGACGGCGCGCTCTTCGAGGCCGGCGTCCCCGTCTTCGGCATGTGCTACGGCTTCCAGCTGATGGCGACCGCCCTCGGCGGCACGGTCGACAACACCGGCGCCCGCGAGTACGGCCGTACCCCGCTGCACGTCTCGAAGTCCGGCTCGACCCTGTTCGAGGGCACCCCGGACGAGCAGTCCGTCTGGATGTCGCACGGCGACGCCTGCAGCGCGGCCCCCGAGGGCTTCACGGTGACGGCCTCCTCGGACGTCGTCCCGGTCGCGGCCTTCGAGAACGACGAGAAGAAGCTGTACGGGGTCCAGTACCACCCCGAGGTCATGCACTCCACGCACGGCCAGCAGGTGCTCGAGCACTTCCTGTACCGCGGCGCGGGCCTGAGCCCGGACTGGACCACCGGCAACGTCATCGAGGAGCAGGTCGCGCTGATCCGCGAGCAGGTCGGCGACAGGCGTGCCATCTGCGGCCTCTCCGGCGGCGTGGACTCCGCGGTCGCCGCGGCCCTCGTGCAGAAGGCCATCGGCTCGCAGCTGACCTGCGTGTACGTCGACCACGGCCTGATGCGCAAGGGCGAGACCGAGCAGGTCGAGAAGGACTTCGTGGCGGCGACCGGCGTCCAGCTGAAGGTCGTGGACGCGGAGGAGCGCTTCCTCACCGCCCTCAAGGGCGTCTCGGACCCCGAGGAGAAGCGGAAGATCATCGGCCGCGAGTTCATCCGGGTCTTCGAGCAGGCCCAGGCGGAGATCATCGCGGACGAGGGCCCGGAGGTGGCGTTCCTCGTCCAGGGCACGCTCTACCCGGACGTGGTCGAGTCCGGCGGCGGTACCGGCACCGCCAACATCAAGTCCCACCACAACGTGGGCGGGCTCCCCGAGGACCTCGAGTTCCAGCTGATCGAGCCGCTGCGCCAGCTCTTCAAGGACGAGGTCCGGATGGTCGGCCAGGAGCTCGGCCTGCCGGAGGAGATCGTCCAGCGCCAGCCGTTCCCCGGCCCGGGTCTCGGCATCCGGATCGTCGGCGAGGTGACGAAGGAGCGGCTCGACCTGCTGCGCGACGCCGACGCCATCGCCCGCGAGGAGCTGACGGCCGCCGGCCTCGACCGCGACATCTGGCAGTGCCCGGTCGTGCTGCTCGCCGACGTCCGCTCCGTCGGGGTCCAGGGCGACGGCCGCACGTACGGCCACCCGATCGTGCTGCGGCCCGTCTCCTCCGAGGACGCGATGACCGCCGACTGGTCGCGGCTGCCGTACGACGTCCTCGCGAAGATCTCCACGCGCATCACGAACGAGGTCGCGGACGTCAACCGGGTCGTCCTCGACGTGACGTCGAAGCCACCGGGCACCATCGAGTGGGAGTAG
- a CDS encoding chorismate mutase: MSTRTNTATPADKTGARTEEAAGVITGARERIDTLDDRIIGLVQERMAVSAVIQEARITSGGRRVNLSREMEVLGHYREALGKPGTALAMTLLELCRGRV; this comes from the coding sequence ATGAGCACCCGGACGAACACAGCGACCCCGGCGGACAAGACCGGCGCCCGCACCGAGGAGGCCGCCGGCGTGATCACCGGCGCCCGCGAACGCATCGACACCCTCGACGACCGCATCATCGGCCTCGTCCAGGAACGCATGGCCGTCTCGGCGGTCATCCAGGAGGCCCGCATCACCTCCGGCGGCCGTCGCGTGAACCTGTCCCGCGAGATGGAGGTGCTGGGCCACTACAGGGAAGCCCTCGGCAAGCCCGGCACCGCGCTCGCGATGACGCTGCTGGAGCTGTGCAGGGGCCGCGTCTGA
- a CDS encoding PspC domain-containing protein yields the protein MSDQQHAAAGPGPGPGAEPQDAVPADAPAPVGAGPRAPGGRGGVADPVAPEVPRRFRRDRRHRMLSGVCAGLGRQCDMDPVIFRIVLAVLSATGGLGLIFYGFAWLFVPYDDEEENEVRKLLTGRVDGQALTGVLFALVGCGVFLSMLNNSGVLTFAVFLSLLLAGAGYWSRQRGADAPDPSPSSRPRPGRGGPIAAQAVADAPPEAQAPPVPVAFPSWWREPIVKDGTYVGGTGYLWGPKSTRDRDIAAATAIARGIVGRDIRAHAPKPRGPRWIGGRVVLLALFAGVVGTSLTWDDHILGTSLQTGLACALVVLGLGMAVSAFLGRTGAGLVFFSVLTAGLLAGSTALPKDIGTHWQRADWAPATAAVVEEQYDLGAGVGTLDLSRIDLAKGQTVTTNAEVGVGQFRVVVPKDATVKLDVEVGVGDIQLPGDDKEDVDVAPGKHKQLTLRPAGGSEDGGTLDLTLEVGLGQAEVVRAAS from the coding sequence ATGAGCGATCAGCAGCACGCCGCGGCGGGGCCGGGGCCCGGTCCGGGCGCCGAGCCGCAGGACGCCGTGCCCGCGGACGCCCCGGCGCCCGTGGGCGCGGGGCCCCGCGCGCCCGGAGGCAGAGGGGGGGTCGCGGACCCGGTGGCGCCCGAGGTCCCGCGCAGGTTCCGGCGCGACCGGCGGCACAGGATGCTGAGCGGGGTGTGCGCCGGGCTCGGGCGGCAGTGCGACATGGACCCGGTGATCTTCCGGATCGTGCTCGCGGTGCTCTCGGCGACCGGCGGCCTCGGCCTCATCTTCTACGGCTTCGCGTGGCTCTTCGTCCCGTACGACGACGAGGAGGAGAACGAGGTGCGCAAGCTCCTCACCGGCCGCGTGGACGGCCAGGCGCTGACCGGTGTGCTGTTCGCCCTGGTCGGCTGCGGGGTGTTCCTCTCCATGCTGAACAACAGCGGCGTACTGACCTTCGCGGTGTTCCTGTCCCTGCTCCTCGCGGGCGCCGGCTACTGGTCGCGGCAGCGCGGCGCCGACGCCCCCGACCCCTCCCCCAGCTCCCGGCCGCGCCCGGGCCGGGGCGGTCCCATCGCCGCGCAGGCCGTCGCCGACGCCCCGCCGGAGGCGCAGGCTCCGCCCGTGCCCGTCGCCTTCCCCTCCTGGTGGCGCGAGCCCATCGTCAAGGACGGGACGTACGTGGGCGGCACGGGCTATCTGTGGGGTCCCAAGAGCACTCGGGACCGTGACATCGCGGCGGCGACCGCCATCGCGCGCGGCATCGTCGGCCGGGACATACGGGCGCACGCCCCGAAGCCGCGCGGGCCGCGCTGGATCGGCGGCCGAGTGGTCCTGCTCGCCCTCTTCGCGGGCGTCGTCGGGACGAGCCTGACCTGGGACGACCACATACTCGGCACCAGCCTGCAGACCGGCCTGGCCTGCGCGCTGGTGGTGCTCGGCCTGGGGATGGCGGTCAGCGCGTTCCTCGGGCGCACGGGAGCGGGGCTGGTCTTCTTCTCGGTCCTCACAGCGGGCCTGCTGGCGGGCTCGACGGCACTGCCGAAGGACATCGGCACGCACTGGCAGCGCGCGGACTGGGCACCGGCCACGGCGGCCGTCGTCGAGGAGCAGTACGACCTCGGCGCGGGTGTCGGCACGCTCGACCTCAGCCGGATCGACCTCGCCAAGGGGCAGACCGTGACGACGAACGCCGAGGTGGGCGTGGGGCAGTTCAGGGTGGTCGTACCGAAGGACGCGACGGTGAAGTTGGACGTCGAAGTGGGCGTGGGCGACATCCAGTTGCCCGGTGACGACAAAGAGGACGTGGACGTGGCTCCGGGCAAGCACAAGCAACTGACACTCAGGCCTGCGGGCGGGAGCGAGGACGGCGGCACGCTCGACCTCACTCTCGAAGTCGGCCTCGGACAGGCGGAGGTCGTCCGTGCTGCGTCATGA
- a CDS encoding DUF4429 domain-containing protein: MAEIIQRDGTWAFDGSTVRITPGLHRSVPLFRQTYGEIAVPLEAVAGVVHEPDRKRGRLRLRLREGADPLLQATGGRLPDAADPYRLSVDVDRSGVAEYVAEEIRHTLLIEQIPEEPAGAYLLPGPPVPVSVRSSDGTVSFDGTSVRIDWSDTSDRVKRATGPRIIGVPDLVRVEWLPNSGYEDGFLRFVTHGSVFSELPPEKDPFALDLWGSARRDLLTALVATAVTARLPHPSTRTGELARGGPPALPRATGIPTATGAVPVPAPASVPGDPVPRSGRSPAPPAQPQDLHDVLLRRLRELGELHRDGVLTDEEFATTKAVVLRDF, translated from the coding sequence ATGGCCGAGATCATCCAGCGCGACGGGACCTGGGCCTTCGACGGCAGCACGGTCCGGATCACCCCGGGACTGCACCGTTCCGTGCCGCTGTTCCGGCAGACGTACGGGGAGATCGCCGTGCCCCTCGAAGCGGTCGCGGGTGTCGTCCACGAACCCGACCGCAAGCGCGGCCGGCTGCGTCTGAGACTCCGCGAGGGCGCGGACCCGCTGCTCCAGGCGACCGGGGGCCGGCTGCCCGACGCGGCCGACCCGTACCGGCTGTCGGTGGACGTCGACCGTTCCGGGGTCGCCGAGTACGTCGCCGAGGAGATCCGGCACACCCTGCTCATCGAGCAGATACCCGAGGAGCCGGCCGGCGCGTATCTGCTGCCCGGGCCGCCCGTGCCCGTCTCGGTCCGTTCCAGCGACGGCACCGTCTCCTTCGACGGGACGAGTGTCCGTATCGACTGGAGCGACACCTCGGACCGGGTCAAGCGCGCGACGGGACCGCGCATCATCGGCGTACCGGATCTCGTGCGGGTGGAGTGGCTACCCAACTCCGGTTACGAGGACGGCTTCCTGCGGTTCGTGACCCACGGCTCGGTGTTCTCCGAACTGCCGCCGGAGAAGGACCCGTTCGCCCTCGACCTGTGGGGCAGCGCGCGGCGCGACCTGCTGACGGCCCTCGTCGCGACCGCGGTCACGGCCCGCCTCCCGCACCCGTCCACCCGGACCGGCGAACTCGCGCGGGGCGGTCCGCCCGCGCTCCCGCGCGCGACCGGCATCCCCACCGCCACCGGCGCCGTTCCTGTCCCCGCCCCCGCTTCCGTTCCCGGGGACCCGGTACCGCGCTCCGGACGGTCCCCGGCGCCCCCGGCGCAACCGCAGGACCTGCACGACGTACTCCTGCGGCGGCTGCGCGAGCTGGGCGAACTGCACCGCGACGGCGTGCTCACCGACGAGGAGTTCGCGACGACGAAGGCGGTCGTGCTGCGGGACTTCTGA
- a CDS encoding response regulator transcription factor, with protein sequence MSDANEPTGTTGATGATGANAGATGATGAAEGPAEAGPGPGRRVRVVLVDDHRMFRTGVQAEIGETARTGVEVVGEAADVDQAVTVITATRPEVVLLDVHLPGGGGVEVLRRCAPLMSDAERPVRFLALSVSDAAEDVIGVIRGGARGYVTKTITGTDLVDSVFRVQDGDAVFSPRLAGFVLDAFASTDAPPVDEDLDRLTQREREVLRLIARGYAYKEIAKQLFISVKTVESHVSAVLRKLQLSNRHELTRWATARRLV encoded by the coding sequence ATGAGCGACGCGAACGAACCGACCGGGACAACCGGGGCGACCGGGGCGACCGGGGCGAACGCCGGCGCGACGGGCGCGACCGGTGCGGCCGAGGGTCCGGCGGAAGCCGGACCCGGTCCCGGGCGGCGGGTGCGCGTGGTGCTCGTCGACGACCACCGCATGTTCCGTACGGGGGTCCAGGCGGAGATCGGGGAGACCGCGCGGACCGGCGTCGAGGTGGTCGGCGAGGCCGCCGACGTCGACCAGGCGGTCACGGTGATCACCGCGACCCGCCCCGAGGTCGTCCTGCTCGACGTCCACCTGCCGGGTGGCGGAGGCGTCGAAGTGCTGCGCCGCTGCGCGCCGTTGATGTCCGACGCCGAGCGACCGGTCCGGTTCCTCGCGCTGTCCGTGTCGGACGCCGCGGAGGACGTCATCGGGGTGATCCGGGGCGGCGCCCGCGGCTACGTGACGAAGACGATCACCGGCACGGACCTGGTCGACTCCGTCTTCCGCGTCCAGGACGGCGACGCCGTCTTCTCCCCCCGCCTGGCCGGCTTCGTCCTCGACGCCTTCGCCTCCACCGACGCCCCGCCGGTCGACGAGGACCTCGACCGCCTCACCCAGCGCGAGCGCGAGGTCCTGCGCCTGATCGCCCGCGGTTACGCGTACAAGGAGATCGCGAAGCAGCTCTTCATCTCGGTCAAGACGGTCGAGTCCCACGTCTCGGCGGTCCTGCGCAAGCTCCAGTTGTCCAACCGCCACGAGCTGACACGCTGGGCGACGGCACGACGACTGGTGTGA
- a CDS encoding LPXTG cell wall anchor domain-containing protein yields MKLRRVMAAAATTAVIAPLALLSAPAAFATDPEPTGTETTSATPTATTTETETSGSGTPTATPTTTPPSSEIPSGTPTTTTPPSGSATATGTPSTTPGPSEEPGDPDAPFCEDLDENYGDAKVSADIKGLPGKIVAGDGFHAFKLVVTNESKADIEGVAFYAEIENYELDESKFLSPYVTLQFKNTESGKWERIGDENWAGNYFFYVEELKAKASEKVDLRFSVAKGAPVGDSYSFGSGAYLDSVEGQDCVAEGWAQYDFEVLKAGSDNTDPGTATPDEDADKDPVKKPQGNVSELPTGSLAETGSSSALPTVGLVGGVALVAGVGAVVVARRRKAGADA; encoded by the coding sequence ATGAAGCTTCGCCGTGTCATGGCCGCTGCGGCCACGACCGCTGTCATAGCCCCGCTCGCGCTGCTGTCGGCCCCGGCCGCCTTCGCGACCGACCCGGAGCCCACCGGGACGGAGACCACGTCCGCGACGCCGACCGCCACCACCACCGAGACCGAGACCAGCGGTTCCGGCACGCCCACCGCGACGCCCACGACGACGCCGCCGAGCAGCGAGATCCCCTCGGGCACGCCGACCACGACCACGCCGCCGAGCGGCAGCGCGACGGCCACCGGGACGCCGAGCACGACGCCCGGGCCGTCCGAGGAGCCGGGCGACCCGGACGCCCCGTTCTGCGAGGACCTGGACGAGAACTACGGCGACGCCAAGGTCTCCGCGGACATCAAGGGCCTGCCGGGCAAGATCGTCGCGGGCGACGGCTTCCACGCCTTCAAGCTGGTCGTCACCAACGAGTCGAAGGCCGACATCGAGGGTGTCGCCTTCTACGCCGAGATCGAGAACTACGAGCTCGACGAGTCGAAGTTCCTGAGCCCGTACGTCACGCTGCAGTTCAAGAACACCGAGTCCGGCAAGTGGGAGCGGATCGGCGACGAGAACTGGGCCGGCAACTACTTCTTCTACGTCGAGGAGCTGAAGGCCAAGGCGAGCGAGAAGGTCGACCTGCGCTTCAGCGTCGCCAAGGGCGCGCCGGTCGGCGACTCGTACTCCTTCGGCTCCGGTGCCTACCTGGACAGCGTCGAGGGCCAGGACTGTGTCGCCGAGGGCTGGGCGCAGTACGACTTCGAGGTCCTGAAGGCCGGTTCGGACAACACGGACCCGGGTACGGCCACGCCGGACGAGGACGCCGACAAGGACCCGGTGAAGAAGCCGCAGGGCAACGTCTCCGAGCTGCCGACCGGAAGCCTCGCCGAGACCGGGTCCAGCTCCGCGCTGCCGACCGTCGGTCTCGTGGGCGGGGTCGCGCTCGTCGCCGGTGTGGGGGCCGTCGTCGTCGCCCGCCGCCGCAAGGCCGGCGCCGACGCGTAA
- a CDS encoding C40 family peptidase gives MAAHRRPRQRSFGGGTARTAFTVALAGAAGATGFSGTGVAAPELTPAQVKAKVDKLYQEAEAATEKYNGAKEKSTKAADRLGTLQDEAARKTERLNSERDVLGSLASAQYRDGGVDPSLALMLSSDPDQYLDGAAFAERAGSRQATTVSRVRTQLRDIERLRGAAHVELTALEAHRADLKRHKKTVTGKLGEARELLARLPDGDRARIGADNPDIARASRTGPAPRGLGTGSPAAASDSRAAAAVSYAYGKLGSPYVWGATGPDAFDCSGLMQAAYRSAGIELPRTTYAQIDAGRRIARSELRPGDLVFFYSGISHVGLYVGNGRMVHAPNPSAPVRVAPIDEMPFAGATRVV, from the coding sequence GTGGCAGCACACCGCAGGCCCAGGCAGCGCTCGTTCGGCGGCGGCACGGCCCGTACCGCCTTCACCGTCGCCCTCGCGGGCGCGGCGGGCGCGACCGGCTTCAGCGGGACGGGAGTCGCGGCGCCCGAGCTGACACCGGCGCAGGTGAAGGCCAAGGTCGACAAGCTGTACCAGGAGGCGGAGGCCGCCACCGAGAAGTACAACGGGGCCAAGGAGAAGTCCACGAAGGCCGCGGACCGGCTCGGCACCCTGCAGGACGAGGCGGCCCGCAAGACGGAGCGGCTCAACTCCGAGCGTGACGTGCTCGGTTCGCTGGCCAGTGCCCAGTACCGGGACGGAGGCGTCGATCCCTCACTGGCACTGATGCTCTCCTCGGACCCCGATCAGTACCTGGACGGCGCCGCGTTCGCCGAGCGGGCCGGCAGCAGGCAGGCGACGACGGTGTCCCGTGTACGCACCCAGTTGCGCGACATCGAGCGGCTGCGCGGTGCCGCACACGTCGAACTGACCGCGCTGGAAGCACACCGGGCCGACCTGAAGCGGCACAAGAAGACGGTCACCGGGAAGCTCGGCGAGGCGCGCGAACTGCTCGCGCGCCTGCCGGACGGGGACCGGGCGCGCATCGGTGCCGACAACCCGGACATCGCGCGCGCCTCACGCACCGGCCCGGCCCCGCGCGGCCTCGGCACGGGCTCCCCCGCGGCCGCCTCCGACTCCCGTGCGGCGGCGGCCGTCTCCTACGCGTACGGGAAGCTCGGCAGCCCATACGTGTGGGGCGCCACCGGTCCGGACGCCTTCGACTGCTCCGGCCTCATGCAGGCCGCGTACCGCTCCGCGGGCATCGAACTGCCCCGGACGACGTACGCGCAGATCGACGCGGGGCGGCGCATCGCGCGCTCCGAACTCCGCCCCGGCGACCTGGTGTTCTTCTACTCGGGCATCAGCCATGTGGGGCTGTACGTGGGCAACGGCCGGATGGTGCACGCACCGAACCCGTCGGCACCGGTACGGGTGGCCCCGATCGACGAGATGCCGTTCGCGGGGGCGACACGGGTGGTGTGA